CTATGGCACTGCTGGTCATCATTCTTTTGGCCGCTGGTGTATTGATTGGGTTGTTGGCCACATTGCCGACCACATCCAAGCGCAAGCAACGAATAAAAGAGTTGGAAGATAAGCTCAGAAAGATGGGAGGAGAACAAAAAGACGATTTTACCGAAAAAACGAACTGATTAACCTATTGACATGAAACTGGAACTTGAATCATTGAAAAAAAGCTGGCGTACCCGTATGGAGGAGCTGGAAGTGCAACTTGCGCTTGGAAAAGCAGATGCACGCGATGCATACGACAATCATCGCAAAGAACTCAGAAATGCTTTGAAAGATGGAGCCGATGAACTGCGTGAACTGGCAAATTCCGGCGATGAGCAAGCGGCCCAACTTCGGGAGAAACTAAAAAAAGCCGAGGTGGAATTGGAACTCCTGAAAATAGAGGGTGAGCAGGTATATGACGAGCAAAAAGCCAAGGCACAAAAGCTGATTGCCGAGTTGGGAAACTCCCTGAAAGTAGCCGCCGAAGAAGGCAAGGAGGAGTACCGTGATTTCCGCAATGCGCTTACTCCACACTTGCTGGCCTTCAGAATGCGACTGGATATGCTGAGGTTACAGATGGCTTTGGGGCAGGCTGAGGCATCGGACAAGGCAGAA
The sequence above is drawn from the Cryomorphaceae bacterium genome and encodes:
- a CDS encoding LapA family protein; this translates as MCGKFGNFHASAQMQKGLVIALILAVLLIVFALQNTSTVGVNLWFWRIESSMALLVIILLAAGVLIGLLATLPTTSKRKQRIKELEDKLRKMGGEQKDDFTEKTN